One segment of Anopheles stephensi strain Indian chromosome 3, UCI_ANSTEP_V1.0, whole genome shotgun sequence DNA contains the following:
- the LOC118513983 gene encoding uncharacterized protein LOC118513983 gives MKPGYTRRNPRLIFLVTDLILYLFVNLYSIAIVWGSLMDVVFCFVTLGIAIQGLAKIEAFTCPELNDLHLYNVARFTMPPRFPEVEEALFHTAAMCKVFIRILAVAFSIVGIAIYSYAILMPLVEGELSLAFGFYLPFIDYRTPIGFAINWVYQFIQVSEGCIGLMACDTCLLFLIVNATGQMDLIIIYLRRLTELIDSNDAGQNDKKIADLLGDIVIKHLEHTKYVTDMDKLLKKQFFINFSCIIFELVASLAIVVRFPWYPGMAICLICTIQLFVNCTLGTFLSSKVSCFIL, from the exons ATGAAGCCGGGCTATACGCGTCGCAATCCTCGGCTGATCTTCCTCGTGACCGATCTGATCCTGTATCTGTTTGTGAACCTTTACTCGATAGCGATCGTGTGGGGTTCGCTCATGGATGTGGTGTTTTGCTTCGTAACGTTGGGAATCGCTATTCAG GGCCTCGCTAAGATTGAAGCCTTCACCTGTCCCGAGCTAAACGATCTTCACCTGTACAATGTGGCTCGGTTTACGATGCCTCCCCGCTTTCCGGAGGTGGAAGAAGCACTCTTCCACACAGCCGCCATGTGTAAGGTGTTTATTCGAATTCTTGCCGTGGCCTTCTCGATCGTTGGCATTGCGATCTACTCGTACGCCATCTTGATGCCGCTGGTCGAGGGTGAACTGTCGCTTGCCTTTGGGTTCTATCTGCCCTTTATCGACTATCGTACACCGATCGGGTTTGCCATCAACTGGGTGTATCAGTTCATACAGGTGTCGGAGGGATGTATTGGACTGATGGCCTGTGACACTTGTCTGCTGTTCCTCATCGTGAATGCGACGGGCCAGATGGATCTTATCATTATCTACCTGCGACGGCTTACGGAGCTGATAGACAGCAACGATGCTGGTCAGAATGATAAGAAAATTGCTGATCTTCTTGGTGATATCGTCATCAAGCATTTGGAGCACACCAA ATACGTAACGGACATGGACAAACTCCTCAAGAAACAGTTCTTCATCAACTTCAGCTGCATCATCTTTGAGCTTGTTGCATCGCTCGCGATCGTCGTGAGG TTTCCTTGGTACCCAGGAATGGccatttgtttgatttgtacCATACAGCTCTTCGTCAACTGTACTCTTGGGACGTTCCTCTCTTCGAAAGTGAGCTGTTTTATCCTTTAA